The following are encoded in a window of Mycolicibacterium tusciae JS617 genomic DNA:
- a CDS encoding xanthine dehydrogenase family protein molybdopterin-binding subunit — MTALQPRAIGTRLTRLDGPAKVTGTADYAVEHRVDAPLYLHAVQATISRGRVTAMDTSQAQAVDGVETILTVFDAPRLADTSDGDLTILQDNQVHYRGQFIGAVVADTAENARQAAHLVRVGYEAAERHTELIADHPRLYAPDTVNAGYPTDTAQGSAEAAMHQVPVTVDHTYTTPHEFNSPMEPHACIALWDNDGPRLTLYDSTQGVHVVRQQMASSFGIDKEQIRVVATHVGGGFGSKGAPHSHNILAVMAAQRTPGRPVKFAITRQQMFAVAGYRTPTIQRVRLGAQKDGTITAISHEVITQTATIKEFAEQAAVPARMMYAGDHRKTSHRVAPLDVPVPFWMRAPGECPGMFALEVAMDELAVACDLDPIELRVRNDPEVDPETGNPWSDRRLVECLHTGAERFGWAPRDPTPRARRDGEWLVGTGVASAVYPAMIQPGNSARIECVKPQRFAVQIGAVDIGTGTWTALTQIAADALGCDVGAIDLQIGDTDLPAASVEGGSSGISSWGRAIVAAARAFRDEHGDTPATGAATTADAPDNDEVEDYGMYSFGAHFVEARVSRYTGEIHLSRMLGVFSIGRAINPTTLRSQLIGGMTMGISMALHEEGVRDTRFGHIVTQDLATYHISSHADIPQIDAIWLDGVDEHSNPMGSRGAGEIGIVGSAAAVVNAIYHATGVRVRDLPVMCDALLAT, encoded by the coding sequence ATGACCGCCCTGCAGCCCCGCGCCATCGGCACCCGACTCACCCGGCTCGACGGACCGGCCAAAGTCACCGGCACCGCCGACTACGCCGTCGAGCACCGCGTCGACGCGCCGCTGTATCTGCACGCGGTGCAGGCCACCATCTCGCGCGGGCGCGTCACCGCGATGGACACCAGCCAAGCGCAGGCCGTCGACGGGGTGGAAACGATCCTCACCGTCTTCGATGCGCCACGGCTGGCCGACACGTCCGACGGCGACCTCACCATCCTGCAGGACAACCAGGTGCACTACCGCGGCCAGTTCATCGGCGCCGTGGTCGCCGACACCGCCGAGAACGCCCGGCAGGCAGCCCATCTCGTGCGTGTCGGATACGAGGCCGCCGAGCGCCACACCGAACTGATCGCCGACCATCCGCGGCTGTATGCGCCCGATACGGTCAACGCCGGATACCCGACCGACACCGCCCAGGGCAGCGCCGAGGCCGCCATGCATCAGGTTCCGGTCACCGTCGACCACACGTACACCACCCCGCATGAGTTCAACAGCCCGATGGAGCCACACGCCTGTATTGCCCTGTGGGACAACGACGGCCCCCGGCTGACGCTGTACGACTCGACCCAGGGTGTGCACGTGGTGCGCCAACAGATGGCGTCGTCGTTCGGCATCGACAAGGAGCAGATTCGCGTCGTGGCCACACACGTCGGCGGCGGCTTCGGGTCCAAGGGTGCGCCGCACTCGCACAACATCCTGGCTGTGATGGCCGCCCAGCGCACTCCTGGCCGTCCGGTGAAGTTCGCGATAACCCGCCAGCAGATGTTCGCCGTCGCCGGCTACCGCACCCCCACCATCCAGCGCGTCCGTCTCGGCGCCCAAAAAGACGGCACGATCACCGCGATCAGCCACGAGGTCATCACGCAGACCGCGACGATCAAGGAATTCGCCGAGCAGGCCGCGGTTCCGGCGCGCATGATGTACGCCGGCGACCACCGCAAGACATCGCACCGTGTCGCGCCTTTGGACGTGCCCGTCCCGTTCTGGATGCGCGCACCCGGTGAGTGCCCCGGCATGTTCGCCCTCGAGGTCGCGATGGACGAGCTGGCCGTCGCGTGCGACCTGGATCCGATCGAGCTGCGGGTGCGCAACGATCCGGAGGTCGACCCCGAAACCGGCAACCCGTGGTCGGACCGTCGGCTCGTCGAATGTCTGCACACCGGCGCCGAACGGTTCGGCTGGGCGCCGCGCGACCCCACACCACGCGCCCGTCGAGACGGTGAATGGCTGGTGGGCACCGGGGTCGCGTCCGCGGTGTATCCGGCGATGATCCAGCCCGGCAACAGTGCACGCATCGAATGCGTTAAGCCACAACGGTTCGCGGTGCAGATCGGCGCGGTCGACATCGGTACCGGTACGTGGACGGCGCTGACCCAGATCGCCGCCGACGCGCTCGGCTGCGACGTCGGCGCGATCGATCTGCAGATCGGCGACACCGACCTGCCTGCCGCGTCGGTCGAGGGCGGGTCGTCGGGCATCAGCTCGTGGGGCCGTGCGATCGTCGCCGCTGCGCGCGCCTTCCGCGACGAGCACGGGGACACCCCGGCGACCGGCGCCGCCACGACGGCCGACGCCCCCGACAACGACGAGGTCGAGGACTACGGAATGTATTCCTTCGGAGCGCATTTCGTCGAAGCCCGGGTCAGCCGCTATACCGGTGAGATCCATCTGTCGCGCATGCTGGGGGTGTTCTCGATCGGCCGGGCGATCAACCCGACGACGCTGCGCTCGCAGTTGATCGGCGGGATGACGATGGGCATCTCGATGGCGTTGCACGAAGAGGGCGTGCGCGATACACGCTTCGGCCACATCGTCACCCAAGACCTGGCGACCTACCACATCAGCTCGCACGCCGACATCCCGCAGATCGACGCGATCTGGCTCGACGGTGTCGATGAGCACTCCAACCCGATGGGCTCGCGTGGCGCGGGCGAGATCGGCATCGTCGGGTCAGCGGCCGCGGTGGTCAACGCGATCTATCACGCCACCGGCGTGCGCGTGCGAGACTTGCCGGTGATGTGTGACGCCTTGCTCGCCACGTGA
- a CDS encoding aminoglycoside phosphotransferase family protein yields the protein MTDLDDLVIEWDLCPDGPAIDTEGSRLMPVRADSAPAVLKIGASEHAHLVLRRWNGRGAVRLLRADPHRRALLLERLGTTNLVPDDDACTVIADLYRRLHVPAMPQLPSAATLTEQWAEDFDALPRSAPIPHRLVEQAATLCRDLATAPADTTLHGNLHCGKVLAAEREPWLAIAPQPLNGDPPFELAPMLWTGWDDGPNRDDVRHRFYTLVDAAGFDEDRAKAWAIVRIVRAAVNALDHPGQLTQLITIAKAIQD from the coding sequence GTGACCGACCTCGACGACCTTGTCATCGAGTGGGACCTGTGTCCCGACGGACCCGCGATCGACACCGAGGGCTCCCGCCTGATGCCAGTCCGCGCCGACAGCGCCCCTGCTGTGCTCAAGATCGGCGCCTCCGAGCACGCCCACCTGGTGCTGCGACGGTGGAACGGCCGCGGCGCCGTCCGCCTCCTGCGCGCGGACCCGCACCGACGGGCCCTGCTGCTGGAGCGCCTGGGGACAACGAACCTCGTGCCCGACGACGACGCCTGCACCGTCATCGCCGACCTCTACCGCAGACTTCACGTGCCCGCAATGCCGCAATTACCCTCGGCCGCAACGCTTACCGAACAGTGGGCCGAGGACTTCGACGCCCTCCCCCGCAGCGCCCCTATCCCCCACCGCCTCGTCGAGCAAGCCGCCACGCTGTGCCGCGACCTGGCCACCGCACCCGCCGACACCACGCTGCACGGCAACCTGCACTGTGGCAAAGTGCTTGCCGCCGAACGTGAACCGTGGCTGGCCATCGCCCCGCAACCCCTCAACGGCGATCCGCCCTTCGAACTCGCCCCGATGCTGTGGACCGGCTGGGACGACGGCCCGAACCGCGACGACGTCCGTCACCGCTTCTACACGCTCGTCGACGCTGCAGGCTTCGACGAGGACCGCGCCAAAGCGTGGGCCATCGTCCGCATCGTCCGTGCAGCCGTCAACGCCTTGGACCACCCCGGCCAGCTGACCCAGTTGATCACAATCGCCAAGGCAATTCAGGACTGA
- a CDS encoding DUF3375 domain-containing protein, whose protein sequence is MNEYAGAADLLELNRDLQGSRAIRLLAATNLSLYATLMERHLSDGAVAETELVVRLERDLADLDDPQSGLALIKSWAAQGWLHRIVDERHDQNVCYLTQDTRRALDFLRGMRRQDTIATGGSITGIASRLKQVALRVDNDPARIRKHIEAEIAALHEELEALDAGQRPAPDVTDCYDEARAIALQMERLITDIGQYGTMIEQATAALDEPIDSNTAYRDRQRQMYTDYQTAWDSQGRDSHRAFLRMINDPDQRAEFETDVAAVAEALPALDPALRKVMAGFFELVGHQIDEVERIQQRCAQRVKRFTAFGTMEQSRGVARQLNEAIGAARALLKSSFTDSRLDIDVPLTRHAISSIGALSFKIGDLSNPKPAEHAANDVDLTSFAALTTQVDAPAMSDMLNRALRDGPVELPDAVAMLDTAYLGHVIVLWSWALTQPNPQQAESTTVRFRSLDGRDREMAVPRLTFTEPITTLAGAGT, encoded by the coding sequence GTGAACGAGTACGCAGGAGCCGCTGACCTGCTGGAGCTCAACCGCGACCTGCAGGGTTCCCGCGCCATCCGCCTGCTCGCCGCAACCAACCTCAGCCTCTACGCGACGCTGATGGAGCGTCACCTGTCCGACGGCGCGGTCGCCGAGACCGAACTCGTCGTGCGCCTCGAACGCGACCTCGCCGATCTAGACGACCCCCAGTCCGGCCTCGCCCTCATCAAGTCCTGGGCCGCCCAAGGCTGGCTGCACCGCATCGTCGACGAACGCCACGACCAGAACGTCTGCTACCTCACCCAGGACACCCGACGGGCGCTGGACTTCCTGCGCGGCATGCGCCGCCAGGACACCATCGCCACCGGCGGCTCGATCACCGGCATCGCGTCGCGACTCAAGCAGGTCGCGCTGCGCGTCGACAACGATCCCGCCCGCATCCGCAAGCACATCGAAGCCGAAATCGCCGCTCTCCACGAGGAACTCGAGGCATTGGACGCCGGGCAGCGTCCGGCACCCGACGTCACCGACTGCTACGACGAGGCCCGCGCCATCGCCCTGCAGATGGAACGCCTCATCACCGACATCGGCCAATACGGCACCATGATCGAGCAGGCCACCGCGGCGCTGGACGAACCCATCGACTCCAACACCGCCTACCGCGACCGCCAGCGCCAGATGTACACCGACTACCAAACCGCCTGGGACTCCCAGGGCCGCGACTCCCACCGCGCCTTCCTGCGCATGATCAACGACCCCGACCAACGCGCCGAATTCGAGACCGACGTCGCCGCCGTCGCCGAAGCGCTGCCCGCCCTCGACCCCGCCCTGCGCAAGGTCATGGCCGGCTTCTTCGAACTCGTCGGCCACCAGATCGACGAAGTCGAACGCATCCAGCAGCGCTGCGCCCAGCGCGTCAAACGCTTCACCGCCTTCGGCACCATGGAGCAGAGCCGCGGGGTGGCCCGCCAACTCAACGAAGCCATCGGCGCCGCCCGCGCCTTGTTGAAGTCCAGCTTCACCGACTCCCGCCTCGACATCGACGTCCCCCTGACTCGCCACGCCATCAGTTCCATTGGCGCGCTGAGCTTCAAGATCGGCGACCTGTCCAACCCCAAGCCCGCCGAACACGCCGCGAACGACGTCGACCTCACCAGCTTCGCCGCCCTCACCACCCAGGTCGACGCCCCCGCCATGTCCGACATGCTCAACCGCGCCCTGCGCGACGGGCCCGTCGAACTCCCCGACGCCGTCGCCATGCTCGACACGGCCTACCTCGGCCACGTCATCGTGCTGTGGTCGTGGGCGCTCACCCAACCCAACCCACAACAAGCCGAGTCGACCACCGTCCGCTTCCGCTCCCTCGACGGCCGCGACCGCGAAATGGCCGTCCCCCGTTTGACCTTCACCGAGCCCATCACCACCCTCGCCGGAGCGGGCACGTGA
- a CDS encoding ERCC4 domain-containing protein, translated as MAEMVIALNPDEDSRLPYLLRLPQPGGDLLFRTSGTWPRVKALYCHPVSLDEWPADAEIIERAELRSCQRRGGAIDVILQRARENRSQLVFTTARGRDAVFWQAPRTRKQARPNVRTPTARAQGIEGLQILVDSHERYAYRFGTQQASTVARALPCGDYGLEVDGQLVASVERKSLADLVSSLTNGKLRYQVADLAALPRAAVVVEDRYSQVFKLDYVRPAVVADGLAELQIRWPNVAIVFCETRQLAEEWTYRFLAAAHTWAAAEDAALQRISPTMLTVADRDQAAAAPEPNTAEVRAWARTAGLAVPDRGKLRPDIWQAWHAANDPQ; from the coding sequence GTGGCGGAGATGGTCATCGCGCTCAACCCGGATGAGGATTCCCGGCTGCCGTATCTGCTGCGGCTTCCGCAGCCCGGCGGCGACCTGCTGTTTCGGACGTCGGGGACGTGGCCGCGGGTCAAGGCGCTGTACTGCCACCCGGTGAGCCTCGACGAATGGCCTGCCGATGCGGAGATCATCGAACGCGCCGAACTGCGCTCGTGTCAGCGCCGCGGTGGGGCCATCGATGTGATTCTGCAGCGCGCGAGGGAGAACCGCTCCCAGCTGGTGTTCACCACAGCACGCGGCCGCGACGCCGTCTTCTGGCAGGCGCCGCGCACCCGCAAGCAGGCACGTCCGAACGTGCGTACCCCGACCGCGCGCGCCCAGGGCATCGAGGGGCTGCAGATCCTGGTCGACTCACACGAGCGGTATGCCTACCGGTTTGGCACCCAGCAGGCGAGCACCGTCGCGCGGGCGCTGCCGTGCGGAGACTACGGTCTCGAGGTCGACGGACAGTTGGTCGCCAGCGTGGAACGCAAGTCTCTGGCCGATCTGGTCTCCAGTCTGACCAATGGCAAGCTGCGCTATCAGGTCGCCGATCTGGCTGCACTGCCGCGCGCGGCCGTTGTCGTGGAGGACCGCTACTCACAGGTGTTCAAGCTCGACTATGTCCGTCCCGCCGTGGTCGCCGACGGGCTGGCCGAACTGCAGATCCGCTGGCCCAACGTGGCGATCGTGTTCTGCGAGACCCGTCAGCTCGCCGAGGAATGGACCTACCGGTTCCTCGCCGCCGCGCATACCTGGGCGGCCGCTGAAGACGCGGCGCTGCAACGTATCTCGCCCACTATGCTCACGGTTGCCGATCGCGATCAGGCGGCCGCAGCGCCCGAGCCGAACACCGCTGAGGTTCGGGCCTGGGCGCGCACCGCCGGGCTCGCCGTCCCCGACCGCGGCAAGCTTCGCCCCGACATCTGGCAGGCCTGGCACGCCGCCAACGACCCACAGTGA
- a CDS encoding DUF4194 domain-containing protein — MHVTTEADIDFSSLPQVDQQTARPPGIRRPRFDGDVSELPDRACWALQHLLTRRYLSAEADADVYSWVLEYRKELAVRLSELDLILRIVDGTDIAFIEQARYESSRGIKVLRREPLGTYDSILALHLAQMMRAAAGQSVLISREEMHGLFSAILNDTDRDAVTFAARIDAAIARLTGLEILRKSRDDEDSYTISPVITAIMTASVITELQQQFEQLLNGGAPAEGDEGEDE; from the coding sequence ATGCACGTGACCACAGAAGCCGACATCGACTTCTCCTCCCTCCCCCAGGTCGACCAACAGACCGCCCGGCCGCCCGGCATCCGCCGTCCCCGATTCGACGGTGACGTCTCCGAACTCCCCGACCGCGCCTGCTGGGCATTGCAACACCTGCTCACCCGCCGCTACCTCAGCGCCGAGGCCGACGCCGACGTCTACAGCTGGGTCCTCGAATACCGGAAGGAACTCGCCGTCCGGCTCTCCGAACTCGACCTGATCCTGCGCATCGTCGACGGCACCGACATCGCGTTCATCGAACAGGCCCGCTACGAATCCTCCAGGGGCATCAAGGTTCTGCGCCGCGAGCCGCTGGGTACCTACGACTCCATCCTCGCGCTGCATCTCGCCCAGATGATGCGTGCCGCCGCCGGACAGAGCGTCCTCATCAGCCGCGAAGAGATGCACGGCCTGTTCTCCGCCATCCTCAACGACACCGACCGCGACGCCGTCACCTTCGCCGCCCGCATCGACGCCGCCATCGCCCGCCTCACCGGCCTGGAGATCCTGCGCAAGAGCCGCGACGACGAGGACAGCTACACCATCTCCCCCGTCATCACCGCCATCATGACCGCCTCGGTCATCACCGAGTTGCAGCAGCAGTTCGAACAGCTCCTCAACGGCGGCGCGCCCGCCGAAGGCGACGAGGGCGAAGACGAGTAA
- a CDS encoding LppA family lipoprotein, whose amino-acid sequence MSETDSAQLEQELQSKPSLEAAQAEYQAAVQNMAGSIAALTPGTTFIIEQNTWVGCGGEYAETNAKQAYLMAVFSGPIPDAVWPQALQILKDGAAQVGASEFGTFKDNPADHDVYIAGPDGVEFRLGTQKASTLTAKSDCRLSESDGAPK is encoded by the coding sequence GTGTCTGAAACCGACTCAGCGCAGCTCGAACAGGAGCTGCAGTCCAAACCCTCCCTGGAAGCCGCGCAGGCGGAATACCAAGCAGCCGTTCAGAACATGGCCGGCAGCATCGCCGCGCTGACGCCCGGCACGACCTTCATCATCGAACAGAACACCTGGGTGGGGTGCGGCGGTGAATACGCCGAGACGAACGCCAAGCAGGCGTATCTCATGGCCGTTTTCAGCGGCCCGATTCCCGACGCCGTGTGGCCGCAGGCACTGCAGATCCTCAAAGATGGTGCCGCGCAAGTGGGAGCATCGGAGTTCGGGACGTTCAAGGACAATCCCGCCGACCATGACGTCTATATCGCCGGGCCCGACGGTGTCGAGTTCCGGTTGGGCACCCAGAAGGCATCGACGCTCACCGCCAAGTCCGACTGTCGGCTCAGTGAGTCCGACGGAGCGCCCAAGTAA
- a CDS encoding alpha/beta hydrolase, whose translation MTVSVADIDRWNAGDVREVFHATRSRAEAAREAADGIAQLPAFGTWGGDASRAARDSIDQTRKDLDAHGAEALAVARAADRAADDIETLKGKLTNLRNRAHQLGMELDATSNAFVPAAGSTITKADAALAQAELQPQLTALLAEAAGIDDDLANAINMATGKTPIPQAGPPVGAEGLTPTQVASDANEAALERERAGTQARVDQLQHQIDELARQAYTTGDHSAGALDRLNDLKGQLDGAKSRLGELNAVHDALGKAPETYLTVFDPRTGTGRPVLAAVAVGNPDTARNVSVTVPGIGSTAKGSLPDMVTEASNLQLEAQRQLRNAGLPGSAATVAWMGYDPPPNPINTLSPADALATMGDGQARLGADSLSSYLEQVRANNPDGHLTLLGHSYGSLTSSLALQELNAQGLHPVNDVVFYGSPGLELTSSDQLGLGAGHAYVMRGMDDPISGAVAELAPLHGWGVNPYAGMFPELSAAAGPDPGGVVREGVHSHSDYARLGSDNQLRMSGYNLAAVVAGLPDNQVLAPPPPPPVAPPTPPLLPGVPFR comes from the coding sequence GTGACCGTCTCCGTCGCCGACATCGACCGCTGGAATGCGGGCGACGTGCGCGAGGTGTTCCACGCCACCCGCAGTCGCGCCGAAGCGGCGCGCGAAGCAGCCGACGGCATCGCGCAACTTCCCGCCTTCGGGACGTGGGGAGGCGACGCGTCGCGAGCCGCTAGGGACTCCATCGACCAGACGCGCAAGGATCTCGACGCGCACGGCGCGGAAGCGCTTGCGGTGGCCAGGGCGGCCGACCGGGCCGCCGACGACATCGAGACCCTCAAGGGCAAGCTGACCAATCTTCGAAACCGCGCCCATCAGCTCGGGATGGAACTCGACGCGACATCCAATGCCTTTGTCCCCGCGGCGGGTTCGACCATCACGAAAGCGGATGCGGCCCTGGCCCAAGCGGAACTACAACCACAACTGACGGCACTGTTGGCCGAGGCGGCCGGCATCGATGACGACTTGGCCAATGCCATCAACATGGCGACCGGCAAGACACCCATTCCGCAGGCGGGCCCGCCGGTCGGCGCGGAGGGATTGACGCCGACTCAGGTCGCCAGTGATGCGAACGAAGCGGCGCTGGAGCGCGAACGAGCCGGCACGCAGGCGCGCGTGGATCAGTTGCAGCATCAGATCGACGAGCTGGCCCGGCAGGCGTACACGACCGGAGACCACAGTGCGGGGGCGCTGGATCGGCTCAATGACCTCAAGGGCCAATTGGACGGCGCCAAGTCGCGTCTCGGCGAATTGAACGCCGTCCATGACGCGCTGGGGAAGGCCCCCGAGACCTACCTGACCGTGTTCGATCCGCGCACCGGGACCGGAAGGCCGGTGCTGGCCGCGGTCGCGGTGGGCAACCCCGACACCGCGCGCAACGTCTCGGTCACGGTTCCCGGGATCGGCTCGACCGCCAAGGGCTCGTTGCCCGACATGGTCACCGAGGCGTCCAACCTCCAACTCGAAGCGCAGCGCCAGTTGAGGAACGCCGGTCTGCCCGGCTCGGCGGCGACGGTCGCCTGGATGGGCTACGACCCGCCGCCCAACCCGATCAACACGCTCAGCCCGGCGGATGCCTTGGCCACCATGGGGGACGGGCAGGCCCGACTGGGGGCCGACAGCCTGTCGTCGTATCTCGAACAGGTCCGCGCCAACAACCCCGACGGTCACCTGACCTTGCTCGGACATTCCTATGGCTCGTTGACGTCATCGTTGGCCCTGCAAGAGCTCAATGCCCAAGGGCTGCATCCCGTGAACGACGTCGTGTTTTACGGTTCACCGGGCTTGGAGCTGACGAGTTCCGACCAGTTGGGGCTCGGCGCAGGGCATGCTTATGTGATGCGCGGGATGGATGATCCGATCTCAGGCGCCGTGGCGGAGCTGGCCCCGCTGCACGGGTGGGGGGTCAACCCGTACGCCGGAATGTTCCCCGAACTGTCGGCGGCAGCCGGGCCCGATCCGGGCGGAGTCGTCCGGGAGGGCGTTCACTCGCACTCGGATTACGCCCGGCTGGGAAGCGACAACCAGTTGCGCATGTCCGGCTATAACTTGGCCGCGGTCGTGGCCGGGTTGCCGGACAACCAGGTCCTTGCGCCACCGCCACCGCCGCCCGTAGCGCCGCCGACACCCCCATTGCTACCGGGGGTCCCCTTCCGGTGA